From Planococcus halocryophilus, the proteins below share one genomic window:
- a CDS encoding short-chain fatty acid transporter encodes MKGITRFSNNLMERYLPDPFLFVIILTVVVFGLGLGLTDSSPVQMVAFWGEGFWALLAFSMQMVLVLVTGFVLASSPIFKKGLGKLASFAKSPGSAILWVTIVSLAASWINWGFGLVIGALFAKELAKRVENVDYRLLIASAYSGFLIWHAGFSGSIPLSIATEGHPFVDKIGIIPTTETIFSSYNLIIVAALLIIVPLLNRMMMPSKEETITVDPKVLVEPKVEELPTKSEMTPAARLENSWILSAIIGVLGISYIAYYFIQNGFALTLDVVNFMFLFLGILFHGTPRKYLVAVQEAVKGAGAIIVQFPFYAGIMGMMTASGLAAVISEAFVSISTVDTFPLFAFLSAGLVNFFVPSGGGQWAVQAPIMLEAAEMLGSDPAKVAMAVAWGDAWTNMIQPFWALPALAIAGLKAKDIMGFCVIVLVVSGVVIGLGLLIL; translated from the coding sequence ATGAAAGGGATTACACGTTTTTCGAATAATTTAATGGAGCGCTATTTACCCGATCCGTTTTTATTCGTTATTATCTTGACAGTGGTCGTCTTCGGGCTAGGCTTAGGCTTAACGGATTCGTCGCCTGTCCAGATGGTGGCGTTTTGGGGTGAAGGATTTTGGGCATTACTAGCATTCTCGATGCAAATGGTGCTCGTACTGGTTACTGGATTTGTGCTAGCGAGCAGCCCGATTTTCAAAAAGGGACTAGGCAAGCTTGCGAGTTTTGCGAAGTCACCAGGCAGTGCCATTCTTTGGGTGACGATTGTGTCACTGGCAGCAAGCTGGATCAACTGGGGATTTGGCTTAGTTATTGGTGCTTTGTTCGCCAAAGAATTGGCGAAGCGCGTGGAGAATGTCGATTACCGCTTATTGATTGCCAGTGCGTATTCAGGGTTCTTGATTTGGCACGCTGGATTCTCGGGATCGATTCCATTATCGATCGCGACAGAAGGTCACCCGTTCGTTGACAAAATCGGTATTATCCCAACGACTGAAACGATTTTTTCTAGTTATAACTTAATCATCGTTGCTGCATTATTAATCATTGTACCGTTATTAAATCGCATGATGATGCCAAGTAAAGAAGAAACAATCACAGTCGATCCGAAAGTTCTGGTTGAACCAAAAGTCGAGGAACTTCCGACTAAATCGGAGATGACTCCAGCAGCACGACTGGAAAACAGCTGGATTTTATCCGCCATTATTGGTGTACTGGGTATTTCTTATATTGCGTATTATTTTATTCAAAATGGCTTTGCGTTAACGCTCGACGTGGTTAACTTTATGTTCTTGTTCCTCGGTATCCTATTCCACGGAACGCCTCGTAAGTACTTGGTCGCGGTTCAAGAAGCGGTCAAAGGAGCGGGTGCAATCATCGTTCAATTCCCGTTTTACGCAGGAATTATGGGGATGATGACAGCATCTGGGTTAGCAGCTGTCATTTCAGAAGCGTTCGTCAGCATTTCAACGGTAGACACGTTCCCGCTGTTTGCATTTTTAAGTGCAGGACTCGTCAACTTTTTCGTTCCTTCAGGTGGCGGACAATGGGCCGTTCAAGCACCGATTATGTTAGAAGCTGCAGAAATGCTTGGCAGTGACCCGGCGAAAGTCGCGATGGCAGTTGCTTGGGGTGACGCATGGACAAACATGATCCAGCCGTTCTGGGCTTTACCAGCACTGGCAATCGCCGGACTCAAAGCGAAAGACATTATGGGCTTTTGTGTGATTGTGTTGGTTGTTAGTGGCGTAGTGATTGGGTTAGGACTGTTAATCTTGTAA
- a CDS encoding daunorubicin resistance protein DrrA family ABC transporter ATP-binding protein: MLKTEKLTKKFKDTLAVDEVTIELGQGESVGLLGPNGAGKSTAISMISTLIQPTSGDVRLNGKSVLKKPGEMRKVLGVVPQKIALYEELSAYENLKFFGRIYGLSGKKLEERIQIVLELVGLSDRQKELVKKYSGGMQRRVNLAAAMLHEPEVLIMDEPTVGIDPQSRNHLLETIRKLNREQGMTVLYTSHYMEEVEKLCDRVYIMDHGKVIAAGTKDELKGVLSEEETVLIEFDQNYPPLFEKISQMEGINHAVVSDNRLKLIIPKGVRVLGTLFHEAERYNAQIINVTVQKPTLEDVFLRLTGRKLRD, translated from the coding sequence ATGCTTAAAACAGAAAAGCTGACGAAAAAATTCAAAGATACGCTCGCGGTAGATGAAGTGACAATCGAGCTGGGACAAGGAGAATCTGTAGGGTTGCTCGGGCCAAACGGGGCAGGTAAATCCACCGCCATTTCGATGATTTCCACTTTGATTCAACCGACTTCTGGCGATGTTCGTCTCAATGGCAAAAGCGTCTTGAAAAAACCAGGGGAGATGCGCAAGGTGCTTGGCGTGGTTCCTCAGAAAATCGCGTTGTATGAAGAATTGAGTGCATATGAGAATTTGAAGTTTTTCGGGCGTATCTATGGCTTGTCAGGGAAAAAGCTGGAGGAGCGCATCCAAATCGTGCTGGAACTGGTCGGTTTAAGCGACCGCCAAAAAGAATTGGTCAAAAAATATTCTGGCGGGATGCAGCGACGTGTCAATTTGGCGGCAGCGATGTTGCATGAACCGGAAGTACTTATCATGGACGAACCAACTGTCGGCATCGATCCACAATCTCGCAATCACTTGCTGGAAACAATTCGCAAGCTGAACCGGGAACAAGGAATGACAGTTCTTTACACGAGCCATTATATGGAGGAAGTCGAAAAGCTTTGTGATCGCGTGTACATTATGGACCATGGCAAAGTCATTGCTGCCGGAACAAAAGATGAATTGAAAGGTGTTTTGTCGGAAGAAGAGACCGTGTTAATCGAATTTGATCAAAACTATCCGCCGTTATTCGAGAAAATCAGTCAGATGGAGGGGATCAATCATGCAGTAGTGAGCGACAATCGCTTGAAGCTCATTATTCCAAAAGGCGTGCGTGTACTGGGAACTCTCTTCCATGAGGCAGAGCGCTACAACGCACAAATCATTAATGTTACCGTGCAGAAACCTACACTTGAAGATGTATTTCTCCGGCTGACGGGCCGGAAATTGCGGGACTGA